From the Deltaproteobacteria bacterium genome, the window GTCGACGCGGTGTTCCTGGGCCCGTTCGACCTTTCGGTCGCGCTCGGCCTGCCACCCGGCGACAACGACGGAAAGCCCGAGTTCGACGCCGCCATCGCGCGCGTGCTCGACGCCACGCGAAAGGCCGGCAAGGTCGCCGCCGTGCTCTCGAACGCGGTCGTGGCGCCACGCCGGGTGGAGCAGGGATTCCGCATGGTCTCGGTCACGACGGACAGCGTTGCGCTGGCGACGTCGAGCGCGGCGAGCCTTGCCGCGGTGCGCGAGAAGATCTCGAGGGAGAAGCGCTGATGCTGGACGACGCCACGCGAGCCAGGATCGCGGACGAGCTGCACGAGGCGCACCGGACCGGCAAGCCCGTGCCGCGCCTCACGGGCGCCTATCCCGAGATCGAGATCGAAGACGCGTACCGGATCCAGGAAGCGTTCATCCGGCGCAGGGTCGAGGCCGGACGGAGGATCAAGGGCTACAAGGTGGGCCTCACCTCCAAGCCCATGCAGCAGCTGGCCGGGTCGAGCGAGCCCGACTTCAGCGCGATGACCGACGACCTCTTCCTTCCCGAGGACACGCCGATCCCGCGCTCGCGCTTTCTCTCGCCGATGGTCGAGATGGAGATCGCCTTCGTCATGAAGGAGCGGCTCGCGGGGCCGGGCGTGCTGCCCGTCGACGTGCTTCGCGCGACGGATTTCGTGCTGCCTGCGATCGAGATCGTCGACTTCCGCGTGGCGCGCGGGCCGGGCTTCAACATCATCGACACCGTCGCCGATCTCGCCGCCTGCGGCGCGGCCGTGCTCGGCGCGAATCCGCGCCGGCTGGATCAGATCGACATCCGCCGCGTGCGCGGCGCGCTGTTCAAGAACGGCGAGGTCCTGCAGCAGGGCGAGGCGTCCGCGGTGCTGGGCAACCCGGTCACGTCCGTCGCCTGGCTCGCGAACAAGCTCGGCGAGTTCGGAGTCGTGTTCGAGCCGGGCCAGACGATCCTCACCGGGTCGTTCGTGCGCATGGTGCCGATCGACGCGGGCGATCAGATCGAGTGCAGATTCGACCAGGGGCTCGGAAACGTCGCGTCGAGCCTGACTGCCTGACGGTTCGCATCTAGCGGCCGAGGATCCACGGGCCGAGCAGGCTCACGACGGCGACGATCACGGCGATCCCGGCCAGGTCCAACACGATCCCGTGTCGGATCATCCGGGCCAGCGGAATCCGCCCCGAGCCGTAGACGATCGCGTTGCACGGGGTAGAGACCGGCAGCATGAAGCCGAGCGACGCGCCGAGCGTCGCGGCCACCGCGGGCAGGACCGGGTCGATCCCGGCGGACTGCGCGAAGGCGATCACGACCGGCACGACCATGTTCGCCGACGCGGTGTTGCTGGTGGTCTCGGAGAGCACCGTCGCGAACGCGGTCGAGAGCGCGATCAGCCCGAAGGCGGATTGCACGCCGAGCAGGTCGGTGAGCGAGCGCCCGAGCGCCTCGGCCAGGCCCGTCTTG encodes:
- a CDS encoding 4-oxalocrotonate decarboxylase, whose amino-acid sequence is MLDDATRARIADELHEAHRTGKPVPRLTGAYPEIEIEDAYRIQEAFIRRRVEAGRRIKGYKVGLTSKPMQQLAGSSEPDFSAMTDDLFLPEDTPIPRSRFLSPMVEMEIAFVMKERLAGPGVLPVDVLRATDFVLPAIEIVDFRVARGPGFNIIDTVADLAACGAAVLGANPRRLDQIDIRRVRGALFKNGEVLQQGEASAVLGNPVTSVAWLANKLGEFGVVFEPGQTILTGSFVRMVPIDAGDQIECRFDQGLGNVASSLTA